A portion of the Ktedonobacteraceae bacterium genome contains these proteins:
- a CDS encoding ABC transporter substrate-binding protein encodes MISFSPAKRGQRGSMAMLFVGVLLSLTLLLAACGNGGTSTGSGNVPTPNTKTPTVTPPNDLLTPGTLTVGSDTTYPPQEYIDTTTHQPAGFDIDLITEIAQRMGLQAKIVSTSFDTIINSLNSKRFDVVISAVTINPQRQQQVDFIPYFNAGESLLVQSGNPMHITSIDQLCGQNVGVQNGTVEQTDLQTASANCTKAGKPAIHITALTNQTDVIQLLATNRVVATYQDSPVTDYYNKLHPGQFTVGGSVVNAAPEGIVVRKGDTSMFNAIQTAFNELKASGAYHALIEKWGLTDEEIH; translated from the coding sequence ATGATATCTTTTTCCCCAGCTAAACGAGGACAACGCGGTTCAATGGCTATGCTGTTCGTGGGAGTGTTGCTCTCACTCACCTTGCTGCTCGCCGCATGTGGCAACGGTGGCACATCCACGGGCAGCGGCAATGTTCCCACTCCCAATACCAAAACGCCCACCGTTACCCCGCCCAACGACCTGCTGACTCCCGGCACATTGACAGTCGGTAGTGACACGACGTATCCGCCGCAGGAATACATCGACACCACTACTCACCAGCCTGCCGGTTTCGACATCGATTTAATCACCGAGATTGCGCAACGCATGGGCCTGCAGGCAAAAATTGTCAGCACCAGCTTTGATACGATCATCAATAGCCTCAACTCGAAGCGCTTCGATGTCGTCATATCGGCAGTCACCATCAATCCGCAGCGCCAGCAACAGGTGGATTTCATACCGTATTTCAATGCCGGTGAGTCTCTACTTGTGCAGAGCGGCAATCCCATGCACATCACCAGTATTGACCAGCTGTGCGGGCAGAATGTAGGAGTCCAGAACGGCACGGTGGAGCAGACCGATTTGCAGACGGCCAGCGCCAATTGTACAAAAGCGGGAAAACCTGCTATCCACATCACCGCGCTGACGAATCAGACCGATGTTATCCAGTTGTTAGCGACGAACCGTGTCGTCGCGACATACCAGGACTCACCGGTTACCGATTACTACAACAAGCTGCATCCCGGCCAATTCACCGTCGGTGGTTCTGTAGTGAACGCAGCTCCTGAAGGTATCGTGGTGCGCAAGGGCGATACTTCGATGTTCAATGCTATTCAGACTGCTTTCAATGAGTTGAAGGCCAGCGGAGCATATCATGCTCTGATCGAAAAATGGGGCCTGACCGACGAGGAAATCCACTGA
- a CDS encoding amino acid ABC transporter permease codes for MFHWDVVWQNLFSTVFLAAAWTTLWIAVVAQACGVIIGLFLALMRISRFPVFSWFARFYIWLFRGSPLLVQLLILYFGVPEVFPALTPYITVYSAALIAFSFNEGAYMSEIIRAGITSVDPGQMEAAKALGMRYSLAMRRIILPQAARVIIPPLGNEFNNMLKTTSLALVIGLAELTYTAQTNGSQSFTYFELLIVATFYYLVMTTLWGYIQSWIENRIDPNRTTKYELADKKSFTQRVIGFGSRTGSGTLVGGR; via the coding sequence ATGTTTCATTGGGATGTCGTCTGGCAAAATCTCTTCTCGACGGTTTTTCTTGCTGCGGCGTGGACAACGCTATGGATCGCGGTGGTTGCCCAGGCCTGTGGAGTCATCATCGGGCTATTCCTTGCCTTGATGCGCATTTCGCGTTTTCCCGTTTTTTCCTGGTTTGCGCGTTTCTATATCTGGCTTTTTCGCGGTAGTCCCCTACTGGTGCAGCTTCTCATCCTCTATTTTGGTGTTCCCGAAGTTTTTCCGGCTCTAACTCCATATATTACCGTCTATTCCGCAGCTCTTATAGCCTTTTCTTTCAATGAAGGCGCTTATATGTCGGAGATCATTCGTGCCGGTATCACATCGGTAGACCCGGGCCAGATGGAGGCCGCGAAAGCACTCGGTATGCGCTATTCGCTTGCCATGCGCCGCATCATCTTGCCGCAGGCTGCCCGCGTCATTATTCCTCCGCTTGGTAACGAATTCAACAACATGCTTAAGACGACTTCGCTTGCCCTGGTTATTGGACTCGCTGAACTCACGTACACCGCGCAGACGAATGGGTCTCAGAGCTTCACCTACTTCGAGTTACTCATCGTTGCTACCTTCTACTACCTGGTCATGACGACACTATGGGGCTATATCCAGAGCTGGATAGAGAACCGCATAGATCCCAATCGCACCACAAAATATGAACTGGCAGATAAAAAGAGCTTCACCCAGCGCGTCATCGGCTTCGGCTCGCGAACCGGTAGTGGCACCCTCGTCGGCGGTCGTTAG
- the ehuA gene encoding ectoine/hydroxyectoine ABC transporter ATP-binding protein EhuA: MSIESANGNVLTRTDEMVRAEQIVKRFGNLTVLNGVDLSVKRGQVVVVIGPSGSGKTTLLRCINHLEKIDSGRIYIEGEMIGYREVNGKLVEDREATIARIRSQIGFVFQRFNLFPHMTALENVIEAPIHVLGQPRAEVTERAIELLAKVGLADKAHVYPHKLSGGQQQRVAIARALAMNPKLMLFDEATSALDPELVGEVLKVMRQLAEEGMTMVVVTHEMGFAREVADHVVFMDKAVIVEEGPPEQIFDNPQNERTRAFLRMIL, from the coding sequence ATGAGCATAGAATCCGCCAATGGTAACGTTCTCACACGTACCGACGAAATGGTGCGCGCCGAGCAGATCGTCAAGCGCTTCGGCAATCTAACCGTGTTAAATGGCGTTGACCTTTCGGTTAAGCGCGGGCAGGTTGTGGTTGTCATTGGACCCAGCGGTTCCGGCAAAACGACCCTGCTGCGCTGCATCAATCACCTGGAGAAGATCGACAGCGGGCGTATCTATATAGAAGGAGAGATGATCGGTTATCGCGAGGTGAACGGCAAACTGGTGGAAGACCGCGAGGCGACTATCGCCCGCATCCGCTCGCAAATTGGCTTCGTCTTCCAGCGCTTCAACCTGTTCCCACATATGACCGCGCTTGAGAACGTTATCGAGGCTCCGATACATGTTCTGGGTCAGCCGCGGGCAGAGGTGACGGAACGCGCTATAGAGTTGCTTGCGAAGGTTGGCCTGGCGGATAAAGCGCATGTTTATCCGCACAAGCTTTCAGGCGGCCAGCAGCAGCGTGTCGCCATCGCCCGCGCCCTGGCCATGAATCCCAAACTCATGCTTTTTGACGAAGCCACTTCCGCGCTTGACCCCGAGCTGGTCGGTGAGGTATTGAAAGTCATGCGCCAGCTTGCCGAAGAAGGCATGACCATGGTCGTCGTTACGCATGAGATGGGCTTCGCGCGCGAAGTGGCCGATCACGTCGTCTTCATGGATAAAGCCGTCATTGTAGAGGAAGGCCCGCCGGAACAGATTTTTGATAACCCACAGAACGAGCGTACTCGCGCATTTCTGCGGATGATCCTCTAA
- a CDS encoding HD-GYP domain-containing protein has protein sequence MGIKRFDQEAENRQVLLSFAKSIQERDIVTYEHSRRVATYAQRLARYLGWSRREARDLALAALVHDLGKTWIANDILMKSEALSDEERRKMERHPIIGARILIGCDVHPFFVETVLYHHEAWDGRGYPTGLKGEEIPLSARILTVADVYDVLTSQRPYKAALSEEAARERLLLGAGRSFDPMIVRALLYLLDTHPHFTLPQRICALPEKTKRKFRFSHMVEV, from the coding sequence GTGGGAATAAAACGTTTTGATCAAGAGGCCGAGAACCGGCAGGTGCTGCTCTCGTTCGCCAAAAGCATTCAGGAACGCGACATTGTGACGTATGAACACTCGCGGCGCGTCGCTACATACGCGCAACGACTGGCACGTTACCTGGGATGGAGCAGGCGAGAGGCGCGCGATCTGGCACTGGCGGCGCTGGTGCATGACCTTGGAAAGACCTGGATCGCCAACGATATTCTGATGAAATCAGAGGCCCTTTCCGATGAAGAACGGCGCAAGATGGAGCGGCATCCGATTATAGGCGCGCGTATTCTGATCGGTTGCGATGTGCATCCCTTTTTTGTCGAAACGGTACTCTATCATCACGAGGCCTGGGACGGGCGCGGCTACCCCACCGGCCTGAAAGGTGAAGAGATTCCGTTAAGCGCCCGTATTCTGACCGTCGCGGATGTCTATGATGTGCTGACATCGCAGCGGCCTTACAAGGCTGCGCTTTCTGAGGAAGCGGCACGCGAGCGTTTGCTCCTGGGGGCGGGGCGAAGTTTTGATCCCATGATCGTGCGCGCCCTGCTGTACCTGCTGGATACGCACCCCCATTTCACGCTGCCACAGCGTATCTGCGCTTTGCCGGAGAAGACAAAACGCAAATTCCGCTTTTCCCATATGGTAGAAGTGTGA
- a CDS encoding AAA family ATPase translates to MIILKHLTTEQFRLLREIDLYFPQRGSILIQGPNEAGKSTIFEAIYFALYGEPLTSPSQRGKRRDSDRGLDDLIHYGEPSAIVSLDLSIGVTSLSIRRTIERGKGQQVSLRVQRLGMPEESPVTNLKAANERIIAELGRIDGETLRNSCLIEQKGLSRLEQMDGRERETVLRKLLGLEKLTRLSEQFKLTEQDEELLNESRMRLTLAEVQARIPELSMQLGDIEAALDAVSITEHLAEIDRQEVEIDEQQRALEQIEVQRRELRARQSRIQQLKKADAVLGEIMASYDAIAEAQRSLPEIERQLAELELRRSEELPALEQRVRDLSELSRSFGTLERMAGDLLAVVNTIKELEQELKDYEQVQADIQELDEKIIHARLRVEEAQQARHEMEEQRRSAKPQLEQRLQRLRRLAQQLHALRQAEEEYRQIQARQGSPQEQIEQLKKVERELQESEQELALVQNEAQQLQQQADDIEKRWRKLSLHRQLEEWQRLKGLMKGLTEAEQHVMAAHQQQERLTLEALAQRRAATIQLGITIACVVLFLLCGSAALVEALNKSIIFATIAGLAAILLAASAGYSYQTYSKIRKKEQEADRQMQEAINQVSMMVAARETAIRMSGGQGGNQEALEQIEHEIRSLGGAVPRSLEEAQHLLQQVSTSDESLADIQQQMNESRNKALAARNQVNVTMEAVAAARKERARLQALGNRESQEVIHEKLQAKQAAIGQIQNEIVVAAGKEGLPLPVGETFNAPMEDGQEQVKPYESVVEDAIKSTEREIAVLDGKLSSLPDLATQVKIYQDALDVLLARKQAHLERLERYQDNLPMQRIERAREQQLTLRDALRSLQDSLRKRVQPLGFAFGQAAINSAESGARKQLELLHITLDSKIELENRHAFYTALLKERQEALSAGYRQLAKFSTTLGSWIVPPNPFAEALVALRSRCQREIEQEGEENILRELEGLRLQEGASRVKIELCRGEIEIAQERIATILAQRNRPPAKGFTLVDIAAVWPLVGEYSPEQRARLEEDLARVDQELHQLEQQELELSTQLHTGGEKLDLELARKHLEQQERSYQTKKRGGLLIDATCERIMRKMIPRIEYFMQQLLPLLTRGRYHDVRLATEPEEGIASGGPFQLSIWEPSAGEYIAKSALSGGAADQISLALRLAFAIAALPRELSAAPGFLLLDEPFGSFSRDRMQALAQLVTGDALGQHFEQVLFISHDSAFESTLFPYHVSIEDGAIVDSNLSMRAGDAQHASSQGSNQSGPYPRRFTRPLEADTSSNGTTPLTASQYS, encoded by the coding sequence ATGATCATCCTTAAGCATTTGACAACTGAACAATTCAGACTCTTGCGCGAGATCGACCTGTACTTCCCACAGCGCGGAAGTATCCTCATCCAGGGACCGAACGAGGCAGGCAAATCAACGATCTTTGAAGCTATCTACTTCGCGCTTTATGGCGAACCCCTGACTTCCCCGTCTCAACGCGGGAAACGCCGGGACTCGGATCGCGGCCTGGACGATTTAATCCACTATGGCGAGCCTTCCGCTATTGTGTCTCTTGATCTCTCGATAGGCGTTACATCATTATCGATCAGGCGCACTATTGAGCGCGGTAAGGGGCAGCAGGTCAGCTTGCGAGTGCAGCGATTGGGCATGCCGGAAGAGTCACCGGTTACGAACCTGAAGGCCGCCAATGAGCGTATCATTGCCGAATTGGGGCGCATCGATGGCGAGACGCTGCGCAATTCCTGCCTGATTGAGCAAAAAGGACTGTCACGACTGGAGCAAATGGATGGTCGCGAGCGCGAAACAGTGTTGCGCAAACTGCTTGGCCTGGAAAAGCTTACCCGCCTGTCCGAACAATTCAAATTAACTGAACAGGATGAGGAACTTCTCAACGAGAGTCGCATGCGTCTAACATTGGCCGAAGTGCAGGCGCGTATCCCTGAGCTAAGTATGCAATTGGGAGACATTGAGGCCGCGCTCGACGCCGTCTCCATCACCGAACACCTGGCCGAGATAGACCGGCAAGAGGTAGAAATCGATGAACAGCAGCGGGCGCTCGAACAGATCGAGGTGCAGCGTCGCGAACTGCGCGCGCGCCAGAGTCGCATTCAACAGTTGAAGAAAGCCGATGCTGTACTTGGCGAAATCATGGCATCATATGATGCCATCGCCGAGGCCCAGCGTTCTCTGCCCGAAATTGAACGCCAGCTTGCCGAACTCGAACTCCGCAGGAGCGAAGAACTGCCCGCGCTCGAACAACGGGTTCGCGATTTATCCGAACTTTCTCGCTCCTTCGGAACGCTGGAGCGTATGGCGGGCGACCTGCTGGCGGTCGTCAACACCATCAAAGAGTTGGAGCAGGAACTCAAAGACTATGAACAGGTGCAGGCAGATATTCAGGAACTGGACGAGAAAATTATTCACGCCCGCCTGCGCGTCGAAGAAGCTCAACAGGCCCGGCATGAGATGGAAGAGCAGCGGCGCTCGGCAAAACCGCAGTTAGAACAGCGACTCCAGCGCCTGCGCCGGTTAGCGCAACAACTTCATGCTCTGCGGCAGGCAGAGGAAGAATACCGGCAGATACAGGCCCGGCAGGGATCGCCTCAGGAACAGATAGAGCAACTCAAGAAGGTTGAGCGAGAACTGCAAGAAAGCGAACAGGAACTCGCGCTTGTGCAGAATGAAGCGCAACAACTACAACAGCAGGCCGATGACATCGAGAAGCGCTGGCGCAAGCTCAGTTTGCATCGCCAGCTGGAAGAGTGGCAGCGCTTAAAAGGCTTGATGAAAGGCCTGACTGAAGCCGAGCAACATGTCATGGCTGCTCACCAGCAGCAGGAGCGATTGACACTGGAGGCCCTCGCTCAGCGCCGCGCCGCCACTATCCAGCTTGGTATTACTATCGCCTGTGTTGTTCTGTTCCTGCTCTGTGGTAGTGCAGCGCTTGTCGAGGCCCTGAATAAGTCAATCATTTTCGCTACCATCGCCGGTTTAGCCGCTATTTTGTTAGCTGCCAGCGCCGGCTACAGCTATCAGACGTACAGCAAGATACGTAAAAAGGAGCAGGAGGCCGACCGGCAAATGCAGGAGGCCATCAACCAGGTAAGCATGATGGTGGCTGCGCGCGAAACTGCCATTCGCATGAGCGGGGGCCAGGGGGGCAATCAGGAGGCGCTTGAGCAGATAGAACACGAGATTCGCTCGCTTGGTGGCGCTGTACCACGCTCCCTGGAAGAGGCACAGCACCTGCTGCAACAGGTTTCTACCTCTGACGAGAGCCTTGCCGATATCCAGCAGCAAATGAACGAGAGCCGTAACAAGGCACTGGCGGCTCGCAACCAGGTCAATGTGACCATGGAAGCGGTAGCCGCGGCTCGTAAGGAACGTGCGCGCCTGCAAGCGCTCGGCAACCGGGAAAGCCAGGAAGTCATTCATGAAAAGCTACAGGCTAAGCAGGCGGCCATCGGGCAAATACAAAACGAGATTGTAGTTGCCGCCGGTAAAGAGGGTCTACCATTGCCTGTAGGAGAAACGTTCAACGCGCCCATGGAAGACGGGCAAGAGCAGGTCAAACCCTATGAGAGCGTGGTTGAAGATGCCATCAAATCAACCGAACGCGAAATAGCCGTACTGGATGGTAAGCTGTCATCTCTGCCGGATCTTGCTACCCAGGTCAAAATCTATCAAGATGCCCTGGATGTCTTGCTCGCGCGAAAACAGGCACACCTGGAGCGTTTGGAGCGCTACCAGGACAATCTCCCTATGCAACGAATAGAACGCGCCCGCGAACAACAGCTTACACTGCGCGATGCGCTTCGCAGTTTGCAGGATTCCTTGCGTAAGCGTGTCCAGCCGCTTGGCTTCGCCTTTGGTCAGGCGGCAATCAACAGTGCTGAATCCGGCGCTCGTAAGCAACTGGAATTACTACATATCACGCTCGATAGCAAGATAGAGCTTGAGAATCGCCATGCTTTCTATACCGCTCTCCTCAAGGAACGCCAGGAAGCCCTATCCGCCGGTTATCGGCAACTGGCAAAATTCAGCACCACCCTTGGCAGCTGGATCGTTCCTCCGAATCCATTTGCCGAAGCCCTCGTGGCTCTACGCAGCCGCTGCCAGCGCGAGATAGAGCAAGAGGGTGAGGAAAATATCTTGCGCGAACTCGAAGGCTTAAGGCTCCAGGAGGGCGCCTCGCGAGTGAAAATCGAGCTATGCCGCGGAGAGATTGAAATCGCCCAGGAACGCATTGCCACAATACTGGCACAACGCAACCGGCCACCCGCGAAAGGCTTCACCCTTGTTGATATCGCGGCAGTCTGGCCCCTCGTTGGCGAATACTCGCCGGAGCAGCGCGCCCGCCTTGAAGAGGATCTGGCGCGCGTCGACCAGGAATTGCACCAGCTAGAACAACAGGAGTTGGAATTGAGCACGCAACTCCATACGGGCGGTGAAAAGTTAGATCTCGAGCTGGCTCGCAAGCATTTGGAGCAGCAAGAACGCAGTTACCAGACCAAAAAACGCGGCGGTCTGCTGATCGATGCCACATGCGAGCGCATCATGCGCAAGATGATACCGCGCATAGAATACTTTATGCAGCAGCTACTCCCCCTGCTGACACGCGGTCGCTACCATGATGTGCGCCTGGCAACAGAACCGGAAGAGGGGATTGCCAGTGGAGGGCCATTCCAACTGAGTATATGGGAGCCTTCTGCCGGAGAATATATCGCGAAATCGGCTCTTTCGGGCGGCGCCGCCGATCAAATCTCGCTGGCGCTGCGATTAGCGTTTGCCATTGCTGCCTTGCCACGCGAACTCAGCGCCGCGCCAGGATTTCTGCTCCTCGACGAGCCATTTGGCTCTTTTAGCCGTGACCGCATGCAAGCCCTGGCGCAGCTTGTTACAGGCGATGCACTCGGCCAGCACTTTGAGCAGGTGCTGTTTATCTCGCACGACAGCGCTTTCGAATCTACACTGTTTCCCTATCACGTCTCTATTGAGGATGGCGCCATTGTCGATAGCAATCTCTCCATGAGAGCAGGAGATGCTCAGCATGCCTCATCCCAGGGAAGCAATCAATCTGGTCCCTACCCTCGCCGGTTCACCCGGCCATTAGAGGCTGATACCTCTAGCAATGGGACAACACCATTAACGGCTTCACAATACTCATAG
- the dnaN gene encoding DNA polymerase III subunit beta — protein sequence MKLTCKQQDLSRGLSAVSHAVSNRSTLPILSNILLATDNGRLKLSATNLEIGINCWVDAQIAEDGATTVPARLLTDLVNSLPQATVDISANEDSNILSVKSAGSSANIKGLDPSEFPLIPSAEGGEPPVRFEASRLKEMIDEVAFAAADDDSRPVFTGVLIQVSEEKITFAAADAFRLAVRVDALPGDDHPRGDILVPARTLTELARILPSEGQVEMIVTPNRSQVLFHTPQLDLVSRLIDGTFPNFRQIIPKEHSTRAVVETKQFAEAAKRAALFARDSSNITRIKINPGANDGLEPGSVTVEATAEDLGDNVTTINAAVDGPELQIIFNVKYLADVLAVIDTPEVALEANAPTKPGVIKPVGSNDYTYVIMPMHINR from the coding sequence ATGAAACTAACCTGTAAACAACAAGACTTGAGCCGCGGGCTTTCTGCCGTCAGCCACGCCGTGTCGAATCGCAGCACGCTCCCTATTCTTTCCAATATCTTGCTCGCGACCGATAATGGCCGCCTCAAACTTTCCGCTACCAATCTGGAGATTGGCATTAATTGCTGGGTTGACGCGCAGATCGCCGAAGATGGGGCTACCACCGTACCCGCCAGGCTGCTCACCGATCTCGTCAACAGCCTGCCGCAGGCCACCGTCGATATCAGCGCCAATGAAGATTCCAATATCCTTAGCGTCAAAAGCGCGGGCAGTAGCGCCAACATTAAAGGCCTGGACCCATCCGAATTTCCCTTGATCCCCAGCGCCGAGGGCGGAGAGCCGCCCGTGCGCTTCGAAGCCTCGCGCTTGAAAGAGATGATCGATGAGGTCGCGTTCGCCGCCGCCGATGATGACTCCCGTCCCGTTTTTACCGGCGTCCTCATTCAGGTCAGTGAAGAGAAAATTACCTTTGCCGCTGCCGACGCTTTTCGCCTGGCCGTGCGCGTCGATGCGCTTCCCGGTGATGACCATCCACGCGGCGACATCCTCGTTCCGGCGCGTACCCTCACCGAACTCGCCCGCATCCTGCCATCCGAAGGGCAGGTCGAGATGATCGTGACACCCAATCGCAGCCAGGTGCTCTTCCATACGCCGCAACTGGACCTGGTCTCGCGTCTCATCGATGGCACCTTTCCCAACTTCCGGCAGATTATTCCGAAGGAACACAGCACGCGCGCGGTCGTCGAAACGAAGCAATTTGCCGAAGCCGCTAAACGTGCCGCCCTGTTCGCCCGTGATAGCTCCAATATCACACGCATCAAAATCAACCCTGGCGCGAACGATGGGCTGGAGCCGGGATCGGTTACCGTCGAGGCGACTGCCGAAGACCTGGGAGACAACGTCACCACCATTAACGCCGCCGTCGATGGACCCGAACTACAGATTATCTTTAACGTCAAATACCTGGCCGACGTACTTGCCGTTATCGATACGCCCGAAGTAGCGCTCGAAGCCAACGCGCCTACCAAACCGGGCGTTATCAAACCTGTAGGCTCCAACGATTATACCTATGTGATTATGCCCATGCATATCAATCGATGA
- the recF gene encoding DNA replication/repair protein RecF — translation MYLAHLALHDFRNYKQLDLPLGPGLYLFCGENAQGKTNLLEAVAMLATSNSFHAASDREIVNWQAPDHIARLVASVERHSGEVKIEIVIVDPTPANGADFSVPESRQRKRVKINNVPKKPMDLVGQVTVVLFAPTDLRLVDGPPEERRRFLDRALCQMQPRYCAVLGKYRKVITQRSALLKRIRENQEDPRMLGYLDEKLTEWANLIIFERQRMVASLNAQVDELQATISGGREHLQIVYRPSFTVNPEWNTIEALEHYREQLHEARRKEIYQGVCLLGPHRDDLEFLVNGVNMLTYGSRGQQRTVALSAKLAELAYMHGVTGEEPILLLDDVFSELDSLRREYLLRQILQHEQVLITATDFTNFPQEILGKAHRYQVVDGAITEA, via the coding sequence ATGTATCTTGCTCACCTCGCACTACACGACTTTCGCAATTATAAACAACTCGACCTTCCACTTGGGCCTGGTCTGTATCTCTTTTGTGGCGAGAACGCGCAGGGCAAAACGAACCTGCTCGAAGCCGTGGCTATGCTCGCCACCTCCAATTCATTCCACGCCGCCTCCGACCGCGAAATCGTCAACTGGCAGGCGCCCGATCACATTGCGCGTCTCGTGGCCAGCGTCGAACGGCACAGCGGTGAAGTAAAGATCGAGATCGTCATCGTCGATCCTACGCCTGCCAATGGCGCCGATTTCAGCGTTCCCGAAAGCAGGCAGCGCAAGCGCGTCAAAATCAATAATGTGCCAAAGAAGCCTATGGACCTGGTAGGGCAGGTGACCGTCGTGCTCTTCGCTCCTACCGATTTGCGACTCGTCGATGGCCCTCCCGAAGAGCGGCGCCGCTTTCTGGACCGCGCGTTATGCCAGATGCAACCCCGTTACTGCGCAGTGCTTGGCAAGTATCGCAAGGTGATTACACAGCGTTCCGCCCTTCTCAAGCGCATCCGCGAAAATCAGGAAGATCCACGCATGCTCGGCTACCTGGATGAGAAACTGACCGAGTGGGCCAATCTGATCATCTTTGAGCGCCAGCGCATGGTGGCCTCGCTCAATGCTCAGGTGGATGAACTGCAAGCGACGATCAGCGGCGGGCGCGAACACCTGCAAATCGTCTATCGTCCCTCGTTCACCGTCAATCCCGAATGGAACACCATCGAGGCGCTTGAGCATTACCGCGAGCAACTGCACGAGGCGCGGCGCAAGGAGATTTACCAGGGCGTGTGCCTGTTGGGCCCGCACCGCGATGACCTGGAATTTCTGGTCAACGGCGTCAACATGCTCACTTACGGCTCGCGCGGGCAGCAGCGCACCGTGGCGCTCTCGGCCAAGCTGGCGGAACTGGCCTACATGCATGGCGTCACCGGCGAAGAGCCAATCCTGCTGCTGGATGATGTATTCAGCGAACTCGATTCACTGCGCCGCGAATACCTGCTGCGCCAGATACTACAGCACGAGCAGGTCTTGATTACGGCCACCGATTTCACCAATTTCCCGCAGGAGATTCTGGGTAAAGCCCACAGATATCAGGTGGTGGATGGGGCGATAACAGAGGCGTAA